The following proteins are encoded in a genomic region of Halorhodospira halophila:
- a CDS encoding glycosyltransferase, whose product MRRRLRLLIVLTGLPYPLVDGQSLRFFHYAKHLQRDCAIDLVHLDYDRPAPTALSAIFERIHRLPVDPSQPPSAWWQRLRELTRAEAFVPTSRALHNFLADADDHYDLIWAGGVRLLPSFPALQTPILLDECDHDPLALRRLLALERRPLRWLRLYRRYRLQLGLEARQAPRAAAVLFVTDADRRSFEQSFRETPVYTLPNGVDTDYFSPENRAPESGHIVFEGAMDFEPNVRAARYLALEIMPRLRTFIPHARLTLVGRDPAPAVRALANTFVHVTGQVRDIRPYLAAAEVFVAPLQSGSGIKNKVLQAWAAGVPLVASEQATEGLDARDRVNVLLASHREQYTDAIERLHRAPEEARRIAENARDKATTLYTWDASTNRLWRILQGLADCPRSTQPPSLSRRQEQECSSP is encoded by the coding sequence GTGAGGCGCCGGCTTCGCCTGCTCATTGTCCTGACCGGCCTGCCCTACCCACTGGTGGACGGCCAGAGCCTTCGGTTCTTCCACTATGCCAAGCACCTTCAGCGGGACTGCGCCATCGACCTCGTTCACTTGGACTATGATCGGCCCGCACCGACCGCCCTCAGTGCAATCTTCGAAAGGATCCATCGGCTACCCGTGGATCCCTCCCAACCACCGTCTGCTTGGTGGCAGCGGCTGCGCGAACTCACGCGAGCCGAGGCCTTTGTACCGACCAGCCGAGCGCTTCACAACTTCCTGGCCGATGCCGACGATCATTACGATCTGATCTGGGCCGGCGGGGTCCGCCTGCTGCCGTCCTTCCCGGCCCTGCAAACGCCGATCCTGCTGGATGAGTGCGATCACGACCCGCTGGCTCTGCGGCGCCTGCTCGCGCTAGAGCGGCGCCCCCTGCGGTGGCTGCGCCTCTATCGCCGATATCGCCTTCAATTGGGGCTCGAGGCGCGTCAAGCGCCGCGGGCCGCGGCCGTTTTGTTCGTCACTGATGCGGATCGCCGCTCTTTCGAGCAATCCTTTCGCGAAACACCGGTATACACCTTACCCAACGGCGTAGATACGGATTATTTTTCGCCGGAGAACCGTGCGCCTGAGTCCGGTCACATTGTCTTCGAAGGGGCGATGGACTTCGAGCCCAACGTTCGCGCTGCACGCTATTTGGCACTTGAGATCATGCCGCGTCTGAGAACTTTCATACCGCACGCTCGACTAACGCTGGTCGGCCGGGACCCCGCGCCCGCCGTTCGGGCACTGGCGAACACCTTCGTCCATGTCACCGGCCAGGTGAGAGACATCCGGCCGTACCTGGCGGCGGCTGAAGTCTTCGTCGCCCCCCTGCAATCCGGCTCCGGCATCAAGAACAAGGTCCTTCAGGCTTGGGCAGCCGGCGTACCGTTGGTTGCCAGCGAGCAGGCTACCGAGGGTCTCGACGCGCGAGATCGTGTCAATGTTCTTCTCGCCTCCCATAGGGAACAATATACCGATGCCATCGAGCGGCTCCACCGGGCCCCTGAGGAGGCCAGACGCATTGCCGAAAACGCGCGTGACAAGGCGACCACACTTTATACTTGGGACGCGTCCACGAACCGCCTCTGGCGCATCCTGCAAGGTCTGGCAGACTGCCCCAGGAGCACCCAACCGCCGTCCCTTTCGCGACGACAGGAGCAGGAATGTTCTTCTCCGTGA
- a CDS encoding glycosyltransferase family 2 protein, which yields MFFSVIIPTRDRPELFAHAFRSVCGQDFEDLEILVVDDGSTPEATAQIQALVDEQPQARLLRQPRRPQGHGQSYSMNTAALEARGVYLAFLDDDDEWTDPSHLTRAAEDLQKAGEPIDAYYANQAAFYSDGRRKLERVWLEDLASRYIDESAEATKPVSAISLDTEELLQSGGFAHLNCSILSRDFYLSLGGMDEGIRYECDRDLYLRTLDQAEHLLYSPRWMARHNIPDPQRTDNMSTVISALQKAQYQITVYQKGLLDAQRDSVREACRRGLGYVYKRAAELLHATGQRQLAYRYACKGLAVHGNLRWAAYTAYLAACRVLPTRTTN from the coding sequence ATGTTCTTCTCCGTGATCATCCCAACCCGCGACCGCCCGGAACTCTTTGCCCACGCCTTTCGCTCGGTGTGCGGGCAAGACTTTGAAGACTTGGAGATCCTCGTAGTGGACGACGGGTCGACACCCGAGGCGACAGCGCAGATCCAGGCGCTGGTCGATGAGCAGCCACAGGCCCGTTTGCTCCGGCAGCCACGCCGTCCGCAGGGCCACGGCCAAAGCTACTCCATGAACACTGCCGCCCTTGAGGCACGAGGCGTTTACCTTGCCTTCCTCGACGACGACGATGAATGGACCGATCCATCGCATTTAACCCGAGCCGCTGAAGACCTCCAGAAGGCCGGCGAACCGATCGATGCCTATTACGCCAACCAGGCCGCTTTCTACAGCGACGGTAGACGCAAGCTTGAGCGTGTTTGGCTGGAAGACCTAGCTTCGCGGTACATTGATGAGTCGGCCGAGGCCACGAAACCGGTTTCGGCCATATCCCTAGACACGGAAGAACTCTTGCAAAGCGGTGGCTTCGCGCATTTGAACTGCTCAATCCTGAGCCGCGACTTTTACTTGAGCCTTGGCGGGATGGATGAGGGCATCCGTTACGAGTGTGACCGCGATCTCTACCTCCGTACCCTCGATCAAGCCGAGCACTTGCTCTACAGCCCGAGATGGATGGCCCGACACAACATCCCCGATCCCCAGCGAACGGACAACATGTCCACCGTAATCTCCGCTTTGCAAAAGGCGCAGTACCAAATCACCGTGTACCAAAAAGGGCTCCTCGACGCTCAGCGCGATTCTGTTCGCGAGGCCTGCCGCAGGGGTCTTGGCTACGTCTACAAGCGCGCCGCCGAGCTGCTCCACGCAACCGGGCAACGGCAGCTAGCCTACCGGTACGCTTGCAAAGGTCTTGCTGTCCATGGGAATTTACGCTGGGCAGCCTACACCGCTTACCTCGCAGCGTGCCGAGTCCTACCCACGCGAACGACCAACTAG